In Chaetodon auriga isolate fChaAug3 chromosome 7, fChaAug3.hap1, whole genome shotgun sequence, a genomic segment contains:
- the nup88 gene encoding nucleoporin 88, which yields MAAFNAERWLDGLPNHSIFTKNREKLNLESSANERVVAKNLTFCLDGDFFLWDDTDRVFYTTNLRQLNSEDSRSSGNYQTLLCINPPLFEVCQVLLSPTQHHVALVGQRGVSVLELPQRWGKRSEFEGGRSEINCKTIPVAERFFTSSPSVNLRQASWYPDETDEPHLVLLTSDNTIRFYSLRSPQALAKVLSASQSEDGSSVHPPGRSYAAALGEIAVAFDFGPILSPPRHLAARSPKEQLVYPLYILYENGETFLSYTSQTNGLNVSKLAGPLPMYPAAEDNYGYDACAILCLPCVPTVLVIATETGTLYHCVVLESEEEEETGAVERWTRGTEAVPALYVFECVELELTLKVATGEDEEPQELDFTCPIRLHRDPLCHQRYHCTHEAGVHSVGLIWVTKLKKFLQSDEKDKDSLMELAAEKRCIVEHILCTRPLLTTQPAPVRGFLIVSDLSLGATMICITSTYECILLPLLSSIRPPSPPLLCSYPGPGSGSSPLRGLSEDSFEQHIRNILTRSSTNPLVLKAGEKDTSPPSPECLQLLSRATQVFSEEYILKQDMAREEMQRRVKLLTSQKNKQLEEMVLCKEERMSLREAAERLADKYEDAKYRQETIMNRVKSVLGSLQSQLPILSNCEKHMKNELQTISDRLKHLDNSIKQVSMKMEYQKTQVDKDVPTARTTVALNAHHKRVVQDVLREQGQQIGDMMKQIRDIKNHFSF from the coding sequence ATGGCGGCATTCAACGCGGAGCGATGGCTGGATGGTTTACCAAACCATAGTATTTTCACAAAAAATCGAGAGAAGTTGAATTTGGAATCCAGCGCAAATGAAAGAGTGGTCGCCAAAAACCTCACTTTTTGTTTGGATGGGGACTTTTTCCTGTGGGACGACACAGACCGCGTGTTTTATACGACCAATCTGCGACAGCTAAACTCGGAAGACAGTCGCAGCAGCGGGAACTATCAGACGTTGCTATGCATTAACCCTCCTCTCTTCGAAGTGTGCCAGGTGTTGCTAAGCCCCACGCAGCACCACGTCGCACTCGTGGGGCAGCGGGGCGTCTCGGTGCTGGAGCTTCCTCAGCGGTGGGGCAAGAGGTCCGAGTTCGAGGGCGGAAGGAGCGAGATCAACTGCAAGACCATCCCGGTGGCGGAGCGCTTCTTCACCAGCTCACCGTCGGTGAATCTGCGGCAGGCGTCTTGGTACCCCGACGAGACCGACGAGCCCCACCTGGTGCTGCTCACGTCCGACAACACCATTAGGTTTTACAGCTTGAGGTCGCCCCAAGCGCTAGCCAAAGTCCTGTCAGCGTCGCAGTCGGAAGATGGCAGCAGCGTCCATCCTCCGGGCCGTTCCTACGCAGCAGCTCTCGGTGAGATCGCAGTGGCGTTTGACTTCGGGCCGATCTTGTCGCCCCCTCGGCACCTGGCAGCGCGGTCCCCCAAGGAACAGCTGGTCTACCCCCTGTACATCCTCTACGAAAATGGGGAGACCTTTCTGAGTTACACGAGCCAGACAAACGGTCTGAATGTGAGTAAACTCGCTGGACCCCTCCCGATGTATCCTGCAGCCGAAGATAACTATGGCTATGATGCTTGTGCCATCCTCTGCCTGCCGTGTGTGCCCACTGTGCTTGTCATCGCCACAGAAACAGGTACTCTGTATCACTGTGTAGTGTTGgagtctgaagaagaggaggagacgggggcAGTGGAGAGGTGGACGCGAGGCACAGAGGCAGTGCCAGCTCTctatgtgtttgagtgtgttgagCTGGAGCTCACCCTCAAAGTAGCTACAGGAGAGGACGAGGAGCCTCAAGAGTTGGATTTCACCTGCCCGATCCGGCTGCACAGGGACCCTCTGTGCCACCAAAGGTATCACTGCACCCATGAAGCAGGTGTGCACAGTGTGGGGCTAATCTGGGTGACGAAGCTGAAGAAGTTCCTCCAGTCCGATGAGAAGGATAAGGACAGTCTCATGGAGCTGGCTGCTGAGAAGCGATGTATTGTCGAGCACATTCTTTGTACCAGGCCGCTCCTGACCACTCAGCCAGCTCCGGTTCGTGGCTTTTTGATCGTGTCTGACCTTTCCTTGGGCGCCACCATGATCTGCATCACCAGCACCTATGAATGCATCCTGTTGCCCCTGCTGAGCTCCATTcgccctccctcccctcccctgcttTGCTCCTATCCAGGTCCAGGCTCTGGTAGCTCCCCTCTACGTGGGCTGTCCGAGGACTCCTTCGAGCAGCACATCCGCAACATCCTGACACGTAGCTCCACCAATCCTCTTGTACTTAAGGCTGGGGAGAAGGACACATCACCACCATCTCCGGAgtgtctgcagctcctcagcagaGCCACACAGGTCTTCAGTGAGGAGTACATTCTCAAGCAGGATATGGCCCGTGAGGAGATGCAGAGAAGAGTGAAACTCCTCACGAGTCAGAAGAACAAGCAGTTGGAAGAGATGGTTCTGTgcaaggaggagaggatgagtcTGAGAGAGGCCGCAGAGAGGTTGGCCGATAAGTACGAAGATGCAAAGTATCGCCAGGAAACCATCATGAACAGGGTTAAAAGTGTGCTGGGCAGTCTGCAGAGCCAACTACCCATACTGTCCAACTGCGAAAAGCACATGAAGAATGAGCTGCAGACCATCAGCGATCGGCTGAAACACCTGGACAACAGCATCAAACAGGTGAGCATGAAGATGGAGTACCAGAAGACGCAAGTGGACAAGGATGTGCCTACAGCCAGGACGACAGTCGCACTCAATGCTCATCACAAGAGGGTTGTCCAGGATGTCCTCAGAGAACAGGGACAGCAAATCGGTGACATGATGAAACAGATCAGAGACATTAAGAATCATTTCAGCTTCTAA